The window CTTTCCATGGTCTTCTCCCCGATTCTCAGATGAAATCTATTGAAACCCCGATCCCagtcaatctcttcttcttcttcaggtatTATTATAAAATCCCCTTTCGTGAGCTATCATCTCCGATCATCTTCCGTTCATctcatctttgtttgtttctttctatcgcttttttggtttagattttacatatTTCCTGCTCTCCATTAGCTTTAGATTTTGGGTTGCTGTTGTTTTGTGGTATCATGAAATTATGCCTTCAAAATCTCAGTTCGTTTCTCGTAGGGATTACTACGACGAAATCGCACCAAGCTGATGTAGAATAATCGCATAGTCCCAAGTTTGATATGGAAATCGATTCTGTAAAAAATCAACCATCCTCGATCGGAAATGAATGGAATATGCTGCAAATTGCAACGGTTAGGTAAGTGTTTGCTGTGTTAGCTCTCTCATCTTAAAGCCTGCTGCTATGAATACATCATCTGACTAGATAATTTAGCTGCATCATCCTTAAAGGCTCTGCTATGAATACATTCATTGTAGAGCTGTTTCCATGAGAAACCAGGTCACATTGGATATTGTGCAATGTAATATCAATGTTTGAGTCAAGGCTGCTGCTATTTTCAGCATCCATCATTCCATCTCACCTGCATTTGAAGGCAAATTTCATTGTTGATAACATACACATCGAACTTACGGTATGCATTTTTTATGGCAGGTCTAGTTATATCTCTTGGGAGGTAAACTCAGGAACATTTACATGGTCAAATCATAGTCTGTCACAGGTTACACTCTCTAAAACAAATACTTGTGCTTACAACCAAAATCCTACGCTCCAATCCCTAACAATTTAATCCTTCACACATTTTACTGACAACAAATTTAGAGGATGAAGACTCCCTTCCATCTTCTTACGAAGCAACCTCTTCAGCATTTCTTTGTCTGCTGACTGAGCGAGCACAAATGTTTCTTCTTAACTCCTGATGACCACCATATCCTGAGTAAAACAGCCAGACAGCTTTTCTCTCATCCATGTTGCATTGGATGATCATGCGAATATGGTGGGTCTCCATCTGATCATTTACAACAAGTataccagatcaaaccaaattatatgaatttaagaagaagaagatgcatacaaTCAAGGTTTGAGAAGGAAGACCCATAATTAAACCTATTCATGTATTTACAGGTCATAATTGAAGCTTGCAGTCACAAGTCGAGAAAGCGTGTGTTAACCAACcctcttattattatttctagGATTAAAACTGTAATGATTCTTGATATTGTTATCATCAGGCCACAAAAATTTAATGGTGAGTAAACTATTATTCTGAGGTTGCAAACGAAATGTAGCATGCTTTTGTAATGATTACCGATTTCGCCATCAGAAGTATCAGCAAGCCTTGCAATGGCAGCTATGAGTGCCTGTTCATGTTCCTGCATCACAAACTTGTAATATTATTCTCTGAGTACAACATAATATTAGgtattataatattattctcTGAGTACAACATAATATTATTCTCTGCATCACAAACTTGTAATATTAGGTATTAATCTCAAACCTTGAGCATTTTCTTGGCCTTATCGAGCTCGAGCGGATCAGGATGCGTAGTATCGAAAACTCTCTCCAcctaaaacaaaactttgatgTTAGAAACAGCCATTGCGCGTAACGGGCACACAACAGATAAAACAAACTTACCTCCTTCACAAGCGAGTCCGTGTTGAACAATTCAATATCTTCAGAGGAAGTTctacaaccaccaccaccattctGTTGTGCTGGTGGTGGTACAAGTTCTCTTCTTGGTTGATGAATTCTCGGTCCTCTCCCTCTGCCAACATGGATTTGGCTTTGGCTTCTTCGGTTACCACGGAATGATCCACTTCCATGTCCTATGTTTAAAGCTACTCCACTATCCTCCCCATCCCACCTTATATCTTCCGGTGGTATCTTCAAGATCATCACCATGTTCAGACACCAAATCGTTTACCAAAACAGATGTAGCCACATGCAAAGATCTATTAAGACAATCTTCATGTAACGCTTACCTCCTTAAGATCGACCCATTCCCATGTTTCATTAACTGCGTGTATATCATACACCAAAGCATGCCGACCCtgtaagaaataaaacaaatgcaTATGTATTGCACAACCCATAGACAAATCACAGACTTTTACAAAAAACCAATCTATCTACCCAATTAGCAATCTACACTCTGTGACCAAAAAATAGTACCTCATCTGCGTTATACTGGGTTATAATCGCTTCATAGAAGTGGTTATCTTCAGGCCACTTTGTCCACACTTTTCTTCCGATCAGAGCTTCAGCAGATTCATTTCCTGATATTCCACCGGATACCACACGATTATTGAATGACCTGTTTCCAGCCGCACCAATTGATGGATGATACTGCATGCATATCACACAGATAATTGGTCAagaaataacataaaacaacacaaagagatAAACAGAAGAAAGCACAAAAGAACCATAAATAAGGCAAATACGGCTAGAATAACATACGACTTACAGATGGGaatgttttctgtttctttcgGGAAGCTGAGAAAGTGGGACTAGGAAGAACATTAAAAGGCTGAATAGTTGCATGTCTAGTGTTCTGGCTTCCGCCTCCCTGTCTCCAATCTCTGGTACAATTCCatgataaaacatatatttaaatcaaCAATATTGATAACacattaatgttttgtttttgctcgtTCAAGAATGCAAATAAACAATCTGACCTTATCCTGTGGATAGTATCATCCTTATCGACCCTACTCAGAAGCTCTCGATGCTCGTCATCAGATACTCTCAGTTCTTTACGCAGTTCGGTTATCAAGCTTTCTTTTTCCTAAATTTCAGAAATGGTACAACCAATAGAATCCATAGATTTAGCCATGAGACTGAAAGAACACATAACAAACCAATCAATGCAAAGGAGGAAGAGAGTACCCAAGAAATTGCATCAGACTGCGCTTTAAATGCCCGTAAAACAGCTGTATATGCTTCCTGCTCAAGTTGATGAATTTGTATCTCCATATCGCTATGTAGTTTAGTTACAAAGAACTCCCATCCAAACGAAAGCTATCCCTTTTAAAGCTTTACTGTCATGTAGAAAACAGTTGCTATCAGTAATTTACAGAACTAGAATGTGTGCTACTACTTATCAATATTCTCGTACAAGTAAGATAATGGACTCATAATCCAACTAGATTACCATTCCCAAGATGCTTAGACAAATACATACTTATTTCTATAGAAATCGAGGCCAGCCACAGCTAATTTAACATGGAAGATAGGTTGCAGCagtataaacaataaaacacaatttcccctaattcaataaaatcaagaaagctgaatacttttttttcgaaaccctaaatcctaaccTCGGTTAACCATTCCCTAAAACCCTCTTTAAATCTTCCGAGCCTAAAACTAGCCGAAACAGTGTTGAATTAGACAAGACCTTCAACGGAGATATATCTCAATGAGCAGATGAGCTAACACAAGGTTCGACATGGAACGCCTAAATCCCTAATTGCTCCAAATAAGATTCAAAAGGGGCAGAAACGTTATACATACCTCTGATTTCagaaattttgaagaaaacCCCACAGGAGGGTTTATCTTATCGACAGATTCAGAtacgaaaccctaaaaagatcGAAATCGAAACTTGACCCGCGAAAAGAGCAATGAAGGGATTAAAGGGTTCGACGTGCGTTCGATGAAACGAAGAATTGAGGAAATTGAAAGAatttgaaacacaaaaaaaaacgaactttTTGTTTCCCTCTCGAGAGAAACGATCTTTTTGAAAGAGAAAGggcagaaacagaggagagacCTACGATCGAGATTTCTCCGGGACTCGGATTGGGGATGGCGTCGGAATCGCCGAACAGTCGTTTTAAAGACGAAacgattcgttttggtattaaGATCTATAAAAAGGCCCACTAGGAATAGAAACCCGGCCCATGTAGCCTTAATACGTCTatgttactttatttttttttgtccaacaaTTTATGTCTATgttacttttttagttttttattacccttcttattctttcttcctacacaaaacacaaacccGCACACACGCATGACACATCTATCTAGTTCTAGACTTCTAGTACATGTATCTAAAGACCAGGTAGCTCGAAGTCTTTAGTTTTGTTCGTTTTGCATTGTTGATGGCCGTTGAGAGATCAGTAGCAAGTGAAGAGTGATATGTTGTAGAAccacatactgtatatattaaAGAGATTCCTTTATTGAATATCTCAACAACATTCTTACCATTTTCTTAACATTAAAACTCTTACAAGGAACAAATTAACTTGGTAGGCGGTGATAATTATTAgcacaaaacaacataaattaaaacatttcaCCAGCCATTAAACCAAATCAACAAGCCTTAATAAGTGGGATCCCACAGAGACAGAGGTTATGAGAGAAGGCAGATGGTTCACTGGTCTGAAGGAAACCTCCACGTGGGATTTTACCGCAGAGACGATTGTAGCTCACGTTGAAACGCTCTAGACGTAGGTTAGTCAGCTGCTGAGGAATCTTCCCAAAGATTCGGTTTTGGCTCAGATCCAACGTAAGTATGCTCTTAGCGAACTTAACCTTTGAGAGATCGAACTGAAACATGTTTCTCGACAGATCCACTTGTACTGTTGTTTTGTTCCGTCCGAAGAACATCGAACCATCTCCTACGAAACTGTTTCCCGACAGAAACACTGAGTTGAAGTCGTGTTTTGACAACGACTCCGGTATTTTTCCTGCAATTCAGGTTTATTAAACCGGGATCTACAAATTCACCTTAATCTGTAGTTGCTTAATCCggaaatataattaattaactttaaatCCCAATATATAACATCTTTAAAGATGTActattaaatagataaaaaatgATGGTTTTACTTTTTACCTGAGAGCCTGTTGTTAGACAAGTCGAGTCCAGGGACGTTGCCAACAAAAGAACCGAAAGAGTTTGGTATAGAACCGGTTAGCTTATTATCGTTGACGTGAATGGCTTCGAGCTTTGGCATCTGAGAAAGCGTACCGGGAATTGGACCGGTCAGTTGGTTCTCGGAAAGGCCCAAGTAGGTGAGGTTCTTGAGGTCGCTGATGTTATCAGGAATCGGACCGGAGANGCCAACATGGATTTGGCTTTGGCTTCTTCGGTTACCACGGAATGATCCACTTCCATGTCCTATGTTTAAAGCTACTCCACTATCCTCCCCATCCCACCTTATATCTTCCGNGGAGAAATTGCTGTACTTAAAGAAGAGGATGTCGAGGCTCTTGAGCTTGGTGATGGCTGGTGGGATGTTTCCGGAGAATTTTTTGGAGGAAAGGGTGAGGTAAGTGACACGACCGTAAGTGCATTCGACGCCGCTCCAGCCGGTACAGCAATCGGTTTGGGGATTCCAAGATGAGAGGAGGGGATGGTTGTTCAGTGATTTCTTGATCTCAAGTAGggcatttttgtcattttcagtGCAGCTGTAAGAAAATGGGAGAGAGACGAAGAGGATGGAGAGGAAGatagagagatgaagaaggaggagcttcattgtgatgatgatttgatATGTGGTTACTTCGAGCATTGAAACAAGTTctgatatataaacaaatatatttcaatGGAACACAGCTGTGTAAATTTTACTGGTTTTGTACAGTGTGGGTTCTACACTTCTCCTTACGTACAATATTCTTTTCCTAACATAGATTTAATTCATAACGGTACGTATGTATATGCcttattaatttgaatttttaaaaatgttcgTAGATGTGGGAACTATTTTGATTCGCTATATTTNGAACATAAAACAACACAACGAGATAAACAGAAGAAAGCACAAAGGAACCATAAATAAGGCAAATACGGCTAGAACATAAGACTTACAGATGGGaatgttttctgtttctttcgGGAAGCTGAGAAAGTGGGACTCGGAAGAACATTAAAAGGCTGAATAGTTGCATGTCTAGTATTCTGGCTTCCGCCTCCCTGTCTCCAATCTCTGGTAAAATTCCatgataaaacatatatttaaatcaaCAATATTGATAATacattaatgttttgttttgctggTTCAAGAATGCAAATAAACAATCTGACCTTATCCTGTGGATAGTATCATCCTTATCGACCCTACTCAGAAGCTCTCGATGCTCGTCATCAGATACTCTCAGTTCTTTACGCAGTTCGGTTATCAAGCTTTCTTTTTCCTAAATTTCAGAAATGGTACAACCAATAGAATCCATAGATTTAGCCATGAGACTgaaagaaaacataacaaaccaatcAATGCAAAGGAGGAAGAGAGTACCCAAGAAATTGCATCAGACTGCGCTTTAAAAGCCCGTAAAACAGCTGTATATGCTTCCTGCTCAAGTTGATGAATTTGTATCTCCATATCGCTATGTAGTTTAGTTACAAAGAACTCCCATCCAAACGAAAGCTATCCCTTTTAAAGCTTTACTGTCATGTAGAAAACAGTTGCTATCAGTAATTTACAGAACTAGAATGTGTGCTACTACTTATCAATATTCTCGTACAAGTAAGATAATGGACTCATAATCCAACTAGATTACCATTCCCAAGATGCTTAGACAAATACATACTTATTTCTATAGAAATCGAGGCCAGCCACAGCTAATTTAACATGGAAGATAGGTTGCAGCagtataaacaataaaacacaatttcccctaattcaataaaatcaagaaagctgaatacttttttttcgaaaccctaaatcctaaccTCGGTTAACCATTCCCTAAAACCCTCTTTAAATCTTCCGAGCCTAAAACTAGCCGAAACAGTGTTGAATTAGACAAGACCTTCAACGGAGATATATCTCAATGAGCAGATGAGCTAACACAAGGTTCGACATGGAACGCCTAAATCCCTAATTGCTCCAAATAAGATTCAAAAGGGGCAGAAACGTTATACATACCTCTGATTTCagaaattttgaagaaaacCCCACAGGAGGGTTTATCTTATCGACAGATTCAGAtacgaaaccctaaaaagatcGAAATCGAAACTTGACCCGCGAAAAGAGCAATGAAGGGATTAAAGGGTTCGACGTGCGTTCGATGAAACGAAGAATTGAGGAAATTGAAAGAatttgaaacacaaaaaaaaacgaactttTTGTTTCCCTCTCGAGAGAAACGATCTTTTTGAAAGAGAAAGggcagaaacagaggagagacCTACGATCGAGATTTCTCCGGGACTCGGATTGGGGATGGCGTCGGAATCGCCGAACAGTCGTTTTAAAGACGAAacgattcgttttggtattaaGATCTATAAAAAGGCCCACTAGGAATAGAAACCCGGCCCATGTAGCCTTAATACGTCTatgttactttatttttttttgtccaacaaTTTATGTCTATgttacttttttagttttttattacccttcttattctttcttcctacacaaaacacaaacccGCACACACGCATGACACATCTATCTAGTTCTAGACTTCTAGTACATGTATCTAAAGACCAGGTAGCTCGAAGTCTTTAGTTTTGTTCGTTTTGCATTGTTGATGGCCGTTGAGAGATCAGTAGCAAGTGAAGAGTGATATGTTGTAGAAccacatactgtatatattaaAGAGATTCCTTTATTGAATATCTCAACAACATTCTTACCATTTTCTTAACATTAAAACTCTTACAAGGAACAAATTAACTTGGTAGGCGGTGATAATTATTAgcacaaaacaacataaattaaaacatttcaCCAGCCATTAAACCAAATCAACAAGCCTTAATAAGTGGGATCCCACAGAGACAGAGGTTATGAGAGAAGGCAGATGGTTCACTGGTCTGAAGGAAACCTCCACGTGGGATTTTACCGCAGAGACGATTGTAGCTCACGTTGAAACGCTCTAGACGTAGGTTAGTCAGCTGCTGAGGAATCTTCCCAAAGATTCGGTTTTGGCTCAGATCCAACGTAAGTATGCTCTTAGCGAACTTAACCTTTGAGAGATCGAACTGAAACATGTTTCTCGACAGATCCACTTGTACTGTTGTTTTGTTCCGTCCGAAGAACATCGAACCATCTCCTACGAAACTGTTTCCCGACAGAAACACTGAGTTGAAGTCGTGTTTTGACAACGACTCCGGTATTTTTCCTGCAATTCAGGTTTATTAAACCGGGATCTACAAATTCACCTTAATCTGTAGTTGCTTAATCCggaaatataattaattaactttaaatCCCAATATATAACATCTTTAAAGATGTActattaaatagataaaaaatgATGGTTTTACTTTTTACCTGAGAGCCTGTTGTTAGACAAGTCGAGTCCAGGGACGTTGCCAACAAAAGAACCGAAAGAGTTTGGTATAGAACCGGTTAGCTTATTATCGTTGACGTGAATGGCTTCGAGCTTTGGCATCTGAGAAAGCGTACCGGGAATTGGACCGGTCAGTTGGTTCTCGGAAAGGCCCAAGTAGGTGAGGTTCTTGAGGTCGCTGATGTTATCAGGAATCGGACCGGAGAAATTGCTGTACTTAAAGAAGAGGATGTCGAGGCTCTTGAGCTTGGTGATGGCTGGTGGGATGTTTCCGGAGAATTTTTTGGAGGAAAGGGTGAGGTAAGTGACACGACCGTAAGTGCATTCGACGCCGCTCCAGCCGGTACAGCAATCGGTTTGGGGATTCCAAGATGAGAGGAGGGGATGGTTGTTCAGTGATTTCTTGATCTCAAGTAGggcatttttgtcattttcagtGCAGCTGTAAGAAAATGGGAGAGAGACGAAGAGGATGGAGAGGAAGatagagagatgaagaaggaggagcttcattgtgatgatgatttgatATGTGGTTACTTCGAGCATTGAAACAAGTTctgatatataaacaaatatatttcaatGGAACACAGCTGTGTAAATTTTACTGGTTTTGTACAGTGTGGGTTCTACACTTCTCCTTACGTACAATATTCTTTTCCTAACATAGATTTAATTCATAACGGTACGTATGTATATGCcttattaatttgaatttttaaaaatgttcgTAGATGTGGGAACTATTTTGATTCGctatatttcaataattttgaccGTACGTTTGTCACTTCACCAGTCAATTCTAACTATTATCTCTTCgaaattttcaaatatgaaTAACTTGCTTACtcttttttccaacaaaaaaaaaactgaggcATATATGTCATAAAACCGCATAAATGTTATAGAGATTAGACTTAAATTCTGAATATCTCAACAACAACATTCGTACATCATTAGACTTGTCACAgattaaacataattatttttcttgagcTAACGTTAAACCAAATCTAACAAGCCTTAAGTGGTGTCCCACAAAGACAGAGGTTGNCGGAAGAACATTAAAAGGCTGAATAGTTGCATGTCTAGTATTCTGGCTTCCGCCTCCCTGTCTCCAATCTCTGGTAAAATTCCatgataaaacatatatttaaatcaaCAATATTGATAATacattaatgttttgttttgctggTTCAAGAATGCAAATAAACAATCTGACCTTATCCTGTGGATAGTATCATCCTTATCGACCCTACTCAGAAGCTCTCGNGAGATGGTTGTAGCTCACGTTGAAATTTTCTAGACGTAGCTTACTCAACTCCCGAGGAAACTTCCCGAAGATTCGGTTGTGGCTCAGGTCCAACGAGACTATGCTTCTAGNAACATAACAAACCAATCAATGCAAAGGAGGAAGAGAGTACCCAAGAAATTGCATCAGACTGCGCTTTAAAAGCCCGTAAAACAGCTGTATATGCTTCCTGCTCAAGTTGATGAATTTGTNGAAGTCGTATTTGGACAACGATTCTGGTACCTTTCCTGTAATGGTGTATACCGtgtattattaaatttataaatggttggttacaaaacattttaaagtATGATGCTAGTTCTAAGTTCCGACATAAATAAGCATTTGACCAAAAAGTATaataaagaaatagaaaatgatgGTTTACCTGAGAGCTTATTATTAAACAAGTAGAGATTAGGGACGTTGCCAACAAAAGAACCGAAAGAGTTGGGTATAGAACCGGTTAGCTTGTTATCGTTGACTTGAATGGCTTGAAGCTTTGGCATCTGAGAAAGCGAACCGGGAATTGGACCGGTAAACTGGTTAAATGAAAGGTCCAAGAACGTGACGGTCTTGAGCTCGCTGATGTAATCAGGAATCGGACCGGAGAGATTGGTTTGCTTTAACCGGAGGAGGTCAAGATTCTTGAGCTTGGTGATGGTGCGTGGGATGTTTCCGGTGAGGTGGGTCAAGTAGCTGAAATCGAGCGTACGGAGGTAAGGGAGGTCGCCGATCTGGACCGGGATCTGGCCGGAGATTTCGCCGGAGGATNAAATAAGATTCAAAAGGGGCAGAAACGTTATACATACCTCTGATTTCagaaattttgaagaaaacCCCACAGGAGGGTTTATCTTATCGACAGATTCAGAtacgaaaccctaaaaagatcGAAATCGAAACTTGACCCGCGAAAAGAGCAATGAAGGGATTAAAGGGTTCGACGTGCGTTCGATGAAACGAAGAATTGAGGAAATTGAAAGAatttgaaacacaaaaaaaaacgaactttTTGTTTCCCTCTCGAGAGAAACGATCTTTTTGAAAGAGAAAGggcagaaacagaggagagacCTACGATCGAGATTTCTCCGGGACTCGGATTGGGGATGGCGTCGGAATCGCCGAACAGTCGTTTTAAAGACGAAacgattcgttttggtattaaGATCTATAAAAAGGCCCACTAGGAATAGAAACCCGGCCCATGTAGCCTTAATACGTCTatgttactttatttttttttgtccaacaaTTTATGTCTATgttacttttttagttttttattacccttcttattctttcttcctacacaaaacacaaacccGCACACACGCATGACACATCTATCTAGTTCTAGACTTCTAGTACATGTATCTAAAGACCAGGTAGCTCGAAGTCTTTAGTTTTGTTCGTTTTGCATTGTTGATGGCCGTTGAGAGATCAGTAGCAAGTGAAGAGTGATATGTTGTAGAAccacatactgtatatattaaAGAGATTCCTTTATTGAATATCTCAACAACATTCTTACCATTTTCTTAACATTAAAACTCTTACAAGGAACAAATTAACTTGGTAGGCGGTGATAATTATTAgcacaaaacaacataaattaaaacatttcaCCAGCCATTAAACCAAATCAACAAGCCTTAATAAGTGGGATCCCACAGAGACAGAGGTTATGAGAGAAGGCAGATGGTTCACTGGTCTGAAGGAAACCTCCACGTGGGATTTTACCGCAGAGACGATTGTAGCTCACGTTGAAACGCTCTAGACGTAGGTTAGTCAGCTGCTGAGGAATCTTCCCAAAGATTCGGTTTTGGCTCAGATCCAACGTAAGTATGCTCTTAGCGAACTTAACCTTTGAGAGATCGAACTGAAACATGTTTCTCGACAGATCCACTTGTACTGTTGTTTTGTTCCGTCCGAAGAACATCGAACCATCTCCTACGAAACTGTTTCCCGACAGAAACACTGAGTTGAAGTCGTGTTTTGACAACGACTCCGGTATTTTTCCTGCAATTCAGGTTTATTAAACCGGGATCTACAAATTCACCTTAATCTGTAGTTGCTTAATCCggaaatataattaattaactttaaatCCCAATATATAACATCTTTAAAGATGTActattaaatagataaaaaatgATGGTTTTACTTTTTACCTGAGAGCCTGTTGTTAGACAAGTCGAGTCCAGGGACGTTGCCAACAAAAGAACCGAAAGAGTTTGGTATAGAACCGGTTAGCTTATTATCGTTGACGTGAATGGCTTCGAGCTTTGGCATCTGAGAAAGCGTACCGGGAATTGGACCGGTCAGTTGGTTCTCGGAAAGGCCCAAGTAGGTGAGGTTCTTGAGGTCGCTGATGTTATCAGGAATCGGACCGGAGAAATTGCTGTACTTAAAGAAGAGGATGTCGAGGCTCTTGAGCTTGGTGATGGCTGGTGGGATGTTTCCGGAGAATTTTTTGGAGGAAAGGGTGAGGTAAGTGACACGACCGTAAGTGCATTCGACGCCGCTCCAGCCGGTACAGCAATCGGTTTGGGGATTCCAAGATGAGAGGAGGGGATGGTTGTTCAGTGATTTCTTGATCTCAAGTAGggcatttttgtcattttcagtGCAGCTGTAAGAAAATGGGAGAGAGACGAAGAGGATGGAGAGGAAGatagagagatgaagaaggaggagcttcattgtgatgatgatttgatATGTGGTTACTTCGAGCATTGAAACAAGTTctgatatataaacaaatatatttcaatGGAACACAGCTGTGTAAATTTTACTGGTTTTGTACAGTGTGGGTTCTACACTTCTCCTTACGTACAATATTCTTTTCCTAACATAGATTTAATTCATAACGGTACGTATGTATATGCcttattaatttgaatttttaaaaatgttcgTAGATGTGGGAACTATTTTGATTCG is drawn from Camelina sativa cultivar DH55 chromosome 1, Cs, whole genome shotgun sequence and contains these coding sequences:
- the LOC104776260 gene encoding polygalacturonase inhibitor-like; translated protein: MKLLLLHLSIFLSILFVSLPFSYSCTENDKNALLEIKKSLNNHPLLSSWNPQTDCCTGWSGVECTYGRVTYLTLSSKKFSGNIPPAITKLKSLDILFFKYSNFSGPIPDNISDLKNLTYLGLSENQLTGPIPGTLSQMPKLEAIHVNDNKLTGSIPNSFGSFVGNVPGLDLSNNRLSGKIPESLSKHDFNSVFLSGNSFVGDGSMFFGRNKTTVQVDLSRNMFQFDLSKVKFAKSILTLDLSQNRIFGKIPQQLTNLRLERFNVSYNRLCGKIPRGGFLQTSEPSAFSHNLCLCGIPLIKAC
- the LOC104776272 gene encoding polygalacturonase inhibitor-like; translation: MKLLLLHLSIFLSILFVSLPFSYSCTENDKNALLEIKKSLNNHPLLSSWNPQTDCCTGWSGVECTYGRVTYLTLSSKKFSGNIPPAITKLKSLDILFFKYSNFSGPIPDNISDLKNLTYLGLSENQLTGPIPGTLSQMPKLEAIHVNDNKLTGSIPNSFGSFVGNVPGLDLSNNRLSGKIPESLSKHDFNSVFLSGNSFVGDGSMFFGRNKTTVQVDLSRNMFQFDLSKVKFAKSILTLDLSQNRIFGKIPQQLTNLRLERFNVSYNRLCGKIPRGGFLQTSEPSAFSHNLCLCGIPLIKAC
- the LOC104776281 gene encoding protein EMSY-LIKE 1-like isoform X2 produces the protein MEIQIHQLEQEAYTAVLRAFKAQSDAISWEKESLITELRKELRVSDDEHRELLSRVDKDDTIHRIRDWRQGGGSQNTRHATIQPFNVLPSPTFSASRKKQKTFPSYHPSIGAAGNRSFNNRVVSGGISGNESAEALIGRKVWTKWPEDNHFYEAIITQYNADEGRHALVYDIHAVNETWEWVDLKEIPPEDIRWDGEDSGVALNIGHGSGSFRGNRRSQSQIHVGRGRGPRIHQPRRELVPPPAQQNGGGGCRTSSEDIELFNTDSLVKEVERVFDTTHPDPLELDKAKKMLKEHEQALIAAIARLADTSDGEIDGDPPYSHDHPMQHG
- the LOC104776281 gene encoding protein EMSY-LIKE 1-like isoform X1, which gives rise to MEIQIHQLEQEAYTAVLRAFKAQSDAISWEKESLITELRKELRVSDDEHRELLSRVDKDDTIHRIRDWRQGGGSQNTRHATIQPFNVLPSPTFSASRKKQKTFPSYHPSIGAAGNRSFNNRVVSGGISGNESAEALIGRKVWTKWPEDNHFYEAIITQYNADEGRHALVYDIHAVNETWEWVDLKEIPPEDIRWDGEDSGVALNIGHGSGSFRGNRRSQSQIHVGRGRGPRIHQPRRELVPPPAQQNGGGGCRTSSEDIELFNTDSLVKEVERVFDTTHPDPLELDKAKKMLKEHEQALIAAIARLADTSDGEIDGDPPYSHDHPMQHG